The Gymnodinialimonas sp. 57CJ19 genome includes a window with the following:
- a CDS encoding LytS/YhcK type 5TM receptor domain-containing protein yields the protein MNFSDIFELVATLALTGLLAQGYGIVRRKLADGLLARASLGAMFGAIAVVQMNNPIEPFDGFIMDLRSIPIALAGAFLGGHGLAACLAVAMMMRIHIGGVGMEAALWGMILAGAGGLAWSMLAKKAERRSFGCYLALALATSSHLIAGVFLPQHLAHYFFTSSAIPMLVLNLATVPLFAALLDREDRHIKWEKRLNASATHDPATGLLLSVAFVREMTNAYTARALGTFAGFLTIAPDRGALQNVIALFGDPAPVALDRQSLGAQFEHADLAGLCVDGRVLVPLSSNEVLHWNRLKANLTLALRDTPSAACGNMVSVSMHEFSDPHDFVQFIESALVSAIVAWGPDVEAPKQPNAQACPETPASISPGFNQERNDLLFAKAEFLMRRKKHSVP from the coding sequence ATGAATTTTTCTGATATTTTTGAACTTGTTGCGACCTTGGCCCTGACCGGGCTTCTGGCGCAAGGATACGGGATCGTGCGCCGCAAACTGGCAGACGGCCTCCTCGCGCGGGCGAGCCTTGGCGCGATGTTCGGCGCAATTGCGGTCGTGCAGATGAATAACCCGATCGAGCCTTTTGATGGCTTTATCATGGACTTGCGCAGTATCCCCATTGCTCTTGCCGGTGCGTTTCTTGGGGGGCACGGATTGGCGGCCTGCCTTGCGGTGGCGATGATGATGCGGATTCATATCGGCGGCGTCGGGATGGAAGCGGCCTTATGGGGTATGATTTTGGCAGGGGCAGGGGGTCTGGCGTGGTCAATGTTGGCCAAAAAGGCAGAGCGTCGAAGCTTTGGGTGTTATCTGGCCTTGGCGCTGGCGACATCCAGCCACTTGATCGCTGGTGTTTTCCTGCCGCAACATTTGGCCCACTACTTCTTCACATCCAGTGCCATTCCGATGCTCGTTCTCAATTTGGCGACGGTGCCCCTGTTTGCCGCGTTACTGGATCGGGAAGACCGCCACATTAAATGGGAAAAGCGACTTAATGCCTCGGCCACCCATGATCCGGCGACGGGGCTGTTGTTAAGTGTTGCCTTCGTGCGGGAAATGACCAACGCCTACACAGCGCGAGCGCTTGGCACCTTCGCTGGGTTTCTGACAATCGCGCCAGACCGGGGGGCGTTGCAGAACGTCATTGCGCTTTTTGGTGACCCAGCCCCGGTGGCTTTGGATCGCCAATCCTTGGGGGCACAATTTGAGCACGCTGATTTGGCGGGGCTATGTGTGGATGGCCGGGTCTTGGTTCCACTCAGCTCGAACGAGGTTCTTCATTGGAACAGGCTGAAGGCAAATCTGACCCTCGCATTGCGCGACACGCCTTCGGCCGCCTGTGGCAATATGGTCTCGGTGTCGATGCACGAGTTCAGCGATCCCCACGACTTCGTGCAATTCATAGAATCAGCGCTGGTGTCGGCGATTGTCGCTTGGGGCCCCGACGTCGAAGCCCCCAAACAACCCAACGCGCAGGCCTGTCCTGAAACGCCAGCCTCCATCTCTCCCGGCTTCAATCAGGAACGCAATGACCTTCTGTTTGCAAAAGCTGAATTCCTGATGCGCAGAAAGAAGCACTCGGTCCCCTAA
- a CDS encoding AzlD domain-containing protein, whose amino-acid sequence MTPELSNWSAAEIWLIIAILGVATFTIRFSFLGLIGDRELPEWLLRHLRYTPVAILPALVTPLVVWPGSADGALSAPHLVGAIAAMAIGYWRKSPIWAVVAGMAAFLLVRAIF is encoded by the coding sequence ATGACCCCAGAACTGAGCAACTGGAGCGCCGCAGAAATCTGGCTGATCATTGCCATTCTTGGCGTGGCGACCTTCACCATTCGGTTTTCGTTTCTGGGCCTTATCGGCGACCGAGAGCTTCCCGAGTGGCTTTTGCGCCACCTGCGCTACACCCCCGTTGCGATCCTGCCCGCCCTAGTGACGCCGCTGGTGGTTTGGCCCGGCTCTGCCGATGGCGCGTTGAGCGCCCCGCACCTTGTCGGGGCGATTGCGGCGATGGCGATCGGCTACTGGCGCAAGAGCCCGATCTGGGCGGTTGTCGCTGGCATGGCGGCGTTTCTGCTTGTGCGGGCTATTTTCTAG
- the fmt gene encoding methionyl-tRNA formyltransferase, with product MRIVFMGTPEFSVPVLDALVDAGHDIAAVYSQPPRPAGRGKKDRPSPVQARAEALGLPVRHPVSLKGAEAQADFTALNADVAVVVAYGLILPQAVLDAPRLGCLNIHASLLPRWRGAAPIHRAIMAGDSHTGVCIMQMEAGLDTGPVLLRQETPIGPEETTGALHDRLSALGASAIVTALDQLDALTAEVQSEDGVTYAAKIDKSEAKVDWSRPAPHISRQILGLSPFPGAWTKAGGKRLKLLQSRVADGAGAAGTVLDGLTIACGEGAVEITRVQPEGKGAMDTKDWLLGARIAPGTVFT from the coding sequence ATGCGGATCGTTTTTATGGGTACGCCCGAGTTTTCAGTTCCGGTGCTGGATGCCTTGGTTGATGCGGGCCATGATATTGCCGCCGTATACTCTCAACCGCCGCGCCCAGCGGGGCGGGGCAAGAAAGACCGCCCCAGTCCGGTGCAGGCGCGGGCCGAAGCGCTTGGGCTTCCTGTGCGCCATCCGGTGTCGTTGAAGGGGGCAGAGGCGCAGGCAGATTTCACCGCGCTCAATGCCGATGTGGCTGTGGTTGTGGCCTATGGGTTGATCCTGCCGCAAGCGGTGCTGGATGCGCCCCGGCTGGGATGTCTGAATATCCATGCCTCCCTGCTGCCCCGTTGGCGCGGAGCCGCGCCGATCCACCGCGCGATTATGGCGGGCGATAGCCATACGGGCGTTTGCATCATGCAGATGGAGGCAGGGCTGGACACTGGCCCGGTTCTGCTGCGCCAGGAAACCCCCATCGGGCCGGAAGAGACAACGGGTGCGTTACACGACCGCCTATCCGCTCTTGGTGCCAGCGCCATTGTGACGGCTTTGGATCAGTTGGATGCCCTGACCGCCGAGGTGCAGTCCGAGGACGGCGTCACCTATGCCGCAAAGATTGATAAATCCGAAGCGAAGGTGGATTGGAGCCGTCCGGCCCCCCATATCAGTAGGCAGATCCTTGGCCTGTCGCCCTTTCCCGGCGCTTGGACAAAGGCGGGCGGCAAGCGGTTGAAGCTGTTGCAAAGCCGTGTCGCGGACGGCGCGGGCGCGGCAGGTACGGTACTGGATGGGCTGACCATCGCCTGCGGAGAGGGGGCGGTGGAAATCACCCGTGTCCAACCCGAAGGCAAGGGCGCGATGGATACGAAGGACTGGCTTTTGGGCGCAAGGATCGCGCCGGGCACGGTTTTTACGTAG
- a CDS encoding MalY/PatB family protein, which yields MSFDEIIDRRGTHCVKWDMMETLYGVSAEDGISMWVADMDFRPPQCVQDAVADMHEHGVYGYFGDDSKYRAAICWWMQERHNWTVDPSHIFSTHGLVNGTAMCLDAFTSEGDGVVLFTPVYHAFAKVITASNRDLCELEMPIVDGRLTLDFDAFDAQMKGHEKMLVLCSPHNPGGRVWTREELEGIADFAKRHDLILVSDEIHHDLTMPGQQHIPMAHIDGIEDRLVMMTAATKTFNIAGSHIGNVIIADDKLRAKFAGRMAALGMSPNSFGLFMVTAAYSPDGAKWLDELREYLAENARVFDEGINAIPGLRSMALESTYLAWVDFDGTGMSREEFTARVQDTAKIAANYGPTFGKGGDSFLRFNIAAPRSVIKEAVARMQAAFSDLQ from the coding sequence ATGTCATTTGACGAAATCATCGACCGCCGCGGCACCCATTGCGTAAAATGGGACATGATGGAGACCCTCTACGGCGTCTCAGCAGAAGATGGCATTTCGATGTGGGTCGCCGACATGGACTTCCGTCCACCCCAATGCGTCCAGGACGCCGTGGCCGACATGCACGAGCACGGCGTTTACGGCTATTTCGGGGACGACAGCAAATATCGCGCTGCGATCTGCTGGTGGATGCAGGAACGTCACAACTGGACCGTCGACCCCTCGCATATCTTCTCGACCCATGGGCTCGTGAACGGCACCGCCATGTGCCTTGATGCTTTCACCTCCGAAGGCGACGGCGTTGTCCTTTTCACCCCTGTTTACCACGCCTTCGCCAAGGTCATCACTGCCTCGAACCGTGACCTGTGCGAGCTGGAGATGCCCATCGTGGACGGGCGCCTTACCCTGGACTTCGACGCGTTTGATGCGCAGATGAAGGGCCACGAGAAAATGCTGGTCCTCTGCTCGCCCCATAACCCCGGCGGCCGCGTCTGGACCCGAGAGGAGCTGGAAGGCATCGCCGATTTCGCCAAGCGTCACGATTTGATTCTCGTCTCCGATGAAATCCACCACGATCTGACCATGCCCGGCCAGCAACATATCCCCATGGCCCACATCGACGGGATCGAAGACCGTTTGGTCATGATGACCGCCGCCACCAAGACCTTCAACATTGCCGGCAGCCATATTGGCAACGTCATCATTGCCGATGACAAACTGCGCGCAAAATTCGCCGGTCGCATGGCCGCCCTTGGGATGTCGCCGAACTCTTTCGGCCTGTTCATGGTTACCGCGGCCTATTCCCCGGACGGCGCGAAATGGCTGGATGAACTGCGCGAATACCTGGCAGAGAACGCCCGTGTCTTTGATGAAGGGATCAACGCAATCCCCGGCCTGCGCTCCATGGCGTTGGAGTCCACCTATCTGGCTTGGGTCGATTTCGACGGCACCGGAATGAGCAGGGAGGAATTCACCGCCCGCGTGCAGGACACCGCCAAGATCGCCGCCAACTATGGGCCAACATTTGGCAAGGGCGGCGATAGCTTCCTGCGCTTCAACATCGCCGCGCCGCGCTCGGTGATCAAGGAGGCCGTGGCGCGGATGCAGGCGGCGTTCAGCGACCTGCAATAG
- a CDS encoding Lrp/AsnC family transcriptional regulator, whose product MARGITKEIELDDLDIAILRALQRQGRMTHAELSERVNLSPSACHRRVQRLEASGVIRDYVALLAPRAVGRVTTVFVEIKLQGQSDDTFDAFEKAVARVEDVLECHLMAGSADYMLKVVARDSEDFARIHRQHLARLPGVAQMQSSFALKTVFKTTALPV is encoded by the coding sequence ATGGCACGAGGAATCACCAAAGAGATCGAGTTGGACGACTTGGATATCGCAATCCTAAGAGCGTTGCAGCGCCAAGGACGAATGACCCACGCGGAATTGTCCGAACGGGTGAACCTGTCGCCGTCAGCCTGCCACCGCCGGGTGCAACGGTTAGAGGCCTCGGGCGTGATCCGAGACTACGTGGCTTTGCTGGCCCCCCGCGCCGTGGGGCGGGTTACCACGGTGTTTGTAGAGATCAAGCTACAGGGCCAATCAGACGATACCTTTGACGCCTTCGAAAAGGCCGTTGCGCGGGTGGAAGACGTGTTGGAATGCCACCTGATGGCGGGGTCTGCCGACTACATGCTGAAGGTCGTCGCCCGGGATTCCGAGGATTTTGCCCGCATCCACCGCCAGCATCTGGCCCGGCTTCCCGGCGTGGCGCAGATGCAATCGAGTTTCGCGTTGAAGACGGTGTTCAAGACAACGGCGTTGCCCGTGTAG
- the def gene encoding peptide deformylase — translation MKLPILIHPDPRLKKVAAPVDDISDKLRALADNMLTTMYEAPGIGLAAPQVGIGSRLIVLDCEKADDAVPRPLVMVNPQVVAASDETNTYDEGCLSIPDVYADVTRPEAVTVRWMDLNGAEQEETFDGLWATCVQHEIDHLEGKLFIDYLSGLKRQLITRKMVKLKRDRARDGA, via the coding sequence ATGAAGCTTCCGATTTTGATCCATCCCGACCCACGCCTGAAAAAGGTGGCCGCGCCCGTAGATGACATCTCGGACAAGTTGCGGGCATTGGCAGACAACATGCTGACGACGATGTATGAGGCGCCGGGCATCGGCTTGGCCGCGCCACAGGTGGGCATCGGGTCACGGTTGATCGTGTTGGATTGCGAGAAAGCGGACGACGCGGTGCCTCGGCCTTTGGTGATGGTGAACCCGCAGGTCGTGGCGGCATCGGACGAGACAAACACCTATGACGAGGGCTGTCTGTCGATCCCAGATGTCTATGCGGATGTGACGCGGCCTGAGGCCGTGACCGTGCGCTGGATGGACCTGAACGGAGCAGAGCAGGAAGAGACCTTTGATGGGCTCTGGGCGACCTGCGTGCAGCACGAGATTGACCACCTCGAAGGGAAGCTGTTCATCGACTATTTGAGCGGGCTGAAGCGCCAGTTGATCACCCGCAAGATGGTGAAGTTGAAGCGCGACCGTGCGCGCGACGGCGCGTGA
- the mscL gene encoding large conductance mechanosensitive channel protein MscL — protein sequence MINEFKDFIAKGNVMDMAVGIIIGAAFTAIVTSLVGDLINPIIGLVSGGVDFTNNYAVLGGEVPEGASLEAAREAGASIFAYGSFIMAVINFLIIAFVVFILVKMVNRVKAAAEKPDEVAPEVETGPSELDILIEIRDSLKRA from the coding sequence ATGATTAACGAATTCAAGGATTTCATTGCCAAGGGCAATGTAATGGACATGGCCGTCGGTATTATCATCGGCGCAGCATTCACGGCAATCGTCACGTCTTTGGTGGGCGATCTTATCAACCCGATCATCGGCCTCGTGTCGGGCGGTGTTGATTTCACCAACAACTACGCTGTTCTGGGTGGCGAAGTGCCTGAGGGCGCATCGCTTGAAGCCGCACGAGAGGCGGGCGCTTCGATCTTCGCTTACGGTTCGTTCATCATGGCCGTGATCAACTTCCTGATCATCGCATTCGTCGTGTTCATCCTGGTGAAAATGGTCAACCGGGTGAAAGCGGCGGCTGAAAAGCCCGATGAGGTTGCGCCTGAGGTCGAAACCGGCCCGAGCGAGTTGGATATCCTGATAGAAATCCGCGACAGCCTGAAGCGCGCATAA
- a CDS encoding AzlC family ABC transporter permease yields the protein MATDTTSIPAPKLRSTFWRGVRDCGPFMFVAGPFGMLFGVIATEAGLDLLQVMGFSVVIIAGAAQFAALQLMLDDAPTAIVILSAVAVNLRMAMYSASLAPHLGAAPLWQRALIGYMNIDQTYAVSMLKYEAEPEMSLPRKVLYFFGTCVPIVPVWYVMTLIGALLGQSISTDWGLEFAVPVTFIALVAPALRTPAHIAAAGASVGLALAFAGLPYNLGLMPAGIGAMIVGAEVERRMGPR from the coding sequence ATGGCGACTGACACCACCTCCATTCCGGCCCCCAAACTGCGCAGCACGTTCTGGCGTGGCGTCCGCGATTGTGGCCCGTTCATGTTTGTGGCTGGTCCCTTCGGGATGTTGTTCGGTGTCATCGCGACCGAGGCGGGCCTGGATCTGCTACAGGTCATGGGGTTCTCTGTGGTCATCATCGCAGGCGCGGCGCAATTCGCGGCGCTGCAACTGATGTTGGACGATGCGCCGACGGCGATCGTGATCTTGTCAGCGGTTGCCGTGAACCTGCGCATGGCGATGTATTCCGCGTCCCTTGCCCCCCACCTGGGGGCCGCCCCCCTGTGGCAGAGGGCGCTGATCGGCTACATGAACATCGACCAGACCTATGCGGTCTCGATGCTGAAGTATGAGGCCGAACCGGAAATGTCATTGCCTCGGAAGGTGCTATATTTCTTTGGCACCTGTGTGCCCATCGTGCCGGTTTGGTATGTGATGACGCTGATCGGCGCTTTGTTGGGCCAATCCATATCCACCGATTGGGGGCTAGAGTTTGCAGTCCCCGTCACCTTCATCGCCCTGGTTGCTCCAGCCCTGCGCACCCCTGCCCATATCGCTGCGGCAGGCGCTTCCGTGGGGCTGGCGCTGGCCTTTGCCGGGCTGCCCTATAACCTCGGGCTCATGCCCGCAGGCATCGGCGCCATGATCGTCGGCGCAGAAGTGGAACGCAGGATGGGCCCAAGATGA
- a CDS encoding glutathione S-transferase N-terminal domain-containing protein, giving the protein MTSITDHPINSRWPAKDPSVIQLYSFPTPNGVKVSIALEEMGLPYEVHRITLSDADVRSDAFLALNPNNKIPAIIDPNGPDGTPLELWESGAILIYLAEKTGKLLGTTASQKYEIIKWVMFQMGGLGPMLGQLGYFSKFAGAEIEDPRPRERFVVEAKRLLAVLEKQLADRDWIVGDFSIADIAIAPWLAALEFYGTKDAVGWNDLTHLPAYLDRFHAREAVKVGRVTPPREG; this is encoded by the coding sequence ATGACTTCAATTACCGACCACCCGATCAATTCCCGCTGGCCCGCTAAAGATCCGTCCGTGATCCAGCTTTATTCCTTCCCTACACCCAATGGGGTGAAAGTCTCCATTGCTTTGGAGGAAATGGGCCTCCCTTACGAGGTGCACCGCATCACCCTGTCCGATGCCGATGTGCGCAGCGATGCTTTCCTTGCCCTGAACCCCAACAACAAGATCCCTGCAATCATCGACCCCAACGGGCCCGACGGCACCCCGTTGGAACTATGGGAATCCGGCGCGATCCTCATCTATCTGGCCGAAAAAACAGGAAAACTTCTCGGCACTACTGCGTCGCAAAAGTACGAAATCATCAAATGGGTGATGTTCCAGATGGGGGGCTTGGGCCCCATGCTCGGGCAACTGGGATACTTCTCGAAATTCGCCGGCGCCGAGATCGAAGACCCCCGCCCCAGGGAACGCTTCGTGGTCGAGGCCAAACGCCTCCTGGCTGTCCTCGAAAAGCAGCTGGCCGACCGGGACTGGATCGTGGGCGATTTCTCCATTGCCGATATCGCCATCGCCCCTTGGTTGGCCGCGCTAGAGTTCTACGGCACCAAAGACGCCGTAGGTTGGAACGACCTTACCCACCTACCCGCCTACCTGGATCGGTTTCACGCGCGCGAAGCCGTCAAAGTGGGCCGGGTGACTCCCCCTCGGGAAGGCTGA
- a CDS encoding L-malyl-CoA/beta-methylmalyl-CoA lyase, with amino-acid sequence MSFRIQPTPIARPNRCQLFGPGSNPKLFAKMAASEADVINLDLEDSVAPDDKAVARANIIDAIKDVDWGSKTLSVRINGLDTPYWYRDVVELLEADTPRLDIIMIPKVGCAADIYAVDALVTAIETAKGRTKPIGFEVIIESAAGIAHVEEIAAASPRMQAMSLGAADFAASMGMQTTGIGGTQESYYMLHEGAKYWSDPWHWAQTAIVAACRTHGVLPVDGPFGDFSDDEGYRAQARRSATLGMVGKWAIHPKQIAVANEVFTPSVEAVAEAEEILAAMEKAKAEGAGATVYKGRLVDIASIKQAEVIVKQAKMIAG; translated from the coding sequence ATGAGCTTCCGCATCCAGCCCACCCCCATCGCCCGCCCCAACCGCTGCCAGCTCTTTGGGCCCGGCTCGAACCCAAAGCTGTTTGCGAAGATGGCGGCCTCGGAAGCGGATGTAATCAACCTTGATCTGGAAGACAGCGTCGCCCCCGATGACAAGGCCGTGGCGCGCGCCAATATTATCGACGCGATCAAAGACGTGGACTGGGGAAGCAAGACCCTGAGTGTGCGGATCAACGGGCTCGACACGCCCTATTGGTATCGCGATGTGGTGGAACTGTTGGAGGCCGATACCCCGCGCCTGGATATCATCATGATCCCTAAGGTGGGCTGCGCGGCAGATATCTACGCCGTGGATGCACTGGTTACGGCGATTGAAACCGCCAAGGGGCGCACCAAGCCCATCGGGTTTGAGGTGATCATCGAAAGTGCGGCGGGCATTGCCCATGTGGAAGAGATCGCCGCGGCCTCCCCCCGGATGCAAGCGATGAGCCTTGGTGCCGCGGATTTCGCGGCGTCGATGGGGATGCAGACCACCGGCATCGGCGGCACGCAAGAGTCGTATTATATGCTTCACGAGGGGGCAAAATACTGGTCCGATCCGTGGCATTGGGCGCAGACAGCAATTGTCGCGGCCTGCCGCACCCACGGCGTGTTGCCTGTGGACGGCCCGTTCGGCGACTTCTCGGATGATGAGGGCTACCGCGCCCAAGCTCGCCGCTCTGCCACGTTGGGTATGGTCGGAAAATGGGCCATCCATCCCAAGCAGATCGCGGTGGCGAACGAGGTTTTCACCCCTTCTGTTGAGGCGGTCGCTGAAGCAGAAGAGATTCTTGCCGCGATGGAGAAGGCCAAGGCCGAAGGCGCCGGAGCCACGGTATATAAGGGCCGTCTGGTGGATATCGCATCGATCAAGCAGGCCGAAGTTATCGTGAAACAAGCTAAAATGATCGCGGGCTAA
- the def gene encoding peptide deformylase, with protein sequence MSVRPILLWPDPRLAEVCAPVGAPPAELIQDLFDTMYAANGRGLAAPQIGVLSRVFVVDVSWKEGTHDPRVFINPTVRQRGEDIGTMEEQCLSIPDLPMAVTRPDAITLAWDTVEGTREEATFTGILGRCIQHEFDHLEGRVIFDHQSPETRADLEATYAG encoded by the coding sequence GTGAGCGTCAGGCCCATTCTACTGTGGCCGGACCCTCGATTGGCCGAGGTGTGCGCCCCCGTAGGGGCGCCTCCGGCCGAATTGATCCAAGACCTGTTTGACACCATGTACGCCGCCAACGGTCGCGGACTTGCCGCGCCACAGATCGGCGTTTTGTCCCGTGTGTTCGTTGTGGATGTGAGTTGGAAAGAAGGCACGCATGATCCACGCGTATTCATCAATCCAACGGTACGGCAGCGCGGCGAGGACATCGGCACGATGGAGGAGCAGTGCCTTTCCATCCCTGACCTTCCCATGGCTGTGACACGGCCCGACGCGATCACCTTGGCGTGGGACACGGTAGAGGGCACGCGCGAGGAGGCGACCTTCACGGGCATTCTTGGCCGTTGCATCCAGCACGAGTTTGACCACCTTGAAGGCCGGGTGATCTTCGATCACCAATCGCCCGAGACCCGCGCGGACCTGGAGGCGACCTATGCCGGTTAG
- the ald gene encoding alanine dehydrogenase, whose product MHIGCPTEIKPQEFRVGITPAAAREAVDHGHQVTMQTGAGLGAGFTDDDYIAAGAQIAATAEEIFSGAEMVVKVKEPQAAERAMLRKGQILFTYLHLAPDPEQTADLLESGVTAIAYETVTDRNGGLPLLAPMSEVAGRLAPQVGSWALQKANGGRGVLMGGVPGVGPAEVLVIGGGVVGTQAARVAAGMGADVTVMDRSLPRLSWLDDVYRGVFKTRYASADATADLITRADMVIGAVLIPGAAAPKLVSKAQLSTMKPGAVIVDVAIDQGGCFETSKATTHQDPIYEVDGVVHYCVANMPGAVARTSTLALGNATMPFMLALADKGWKQACADDPHLLEGLNTHEGQLTNYPVGVALGLDVLSPTRAIEE is encoded by the coding sequence ATGCACATCGGATGCCCCACAGAAATCAAACCTCAAGAATTTCGCGTCGGGATCACCCCTGCTGCCGCGCGAGAGGCGGTGGACCACGGCCACCAGGTCACAATGCAGACCGGCGCGGGTCTTGGCGCGGGGTTCACCGATGACGATTACATCGCCGCGGGCGCTCAGATCGCGGCGACCGCCGAGGAAATTTTTTCCGGCGCCGAGATGGTGGTAAAGGTGAAGGAGCCGCAAGCGGCGGAACGCGCGATGCTGCGCAAGGGGCAGATCCTGTTCACCTACCTGCATCTTGCCCCCGACCCGGAGCAAACCGCTGACCTGTTGGAAAGCGGCGTCACCGCGATTGCCTATGAGACGGTGACGGACCGCAACGGCGGCCTGCCCCTGCTGGCCCCGATGTCCGAGGTCGCCGGGCGGTTAGCCCCGCAGGTCGGATCATGGGCGCTGCAAAAAGCCAACGGCGGACGGGGCGTCTTGATGGGCGGCGTCCCCGGCGTCGGCCCGGCCGAGGTGCTGGTGATCGGCGGCGGTGTCGTAGGCACGCAAGCCGCCCGTGTGGCCGCTGGCATGGGCGCGGATGTGACGGTGATGGACCGATCGCTGCCCCGCCTCAGCTGGCTCGATGACGTCTATCGTGGCGTGTTCAAAACCCGCTACGCCAGCGCCGACGCAACAGCTGACTTGATCACCCGCGCCGACATGGTCATCGGCGCCGTACTAATCCCCGGCGCCGCCGCCCCCAAGCTGGTCAGCAAGGCGCAACTGTCCACGATGAAACCCGGCGCGGTCATCGTTGACGTCGCCATCGACCAAGGCGGCTGTTTCGAGACCTCGAAGGCCACCACCCACCAGGATCCGATCTATGAGGTGGATGGCGTCGTCCACTATTGCGTCGCCAACATGCCGGGCGCGGTCGCCCGGACGTCAACCCTTGCGCTCGGCAACGCCACGATGCCCTTCATGCTGGCCTTGGCCGACAAGGGGTGGAAACAAGCCTGCGCCGATGATCCGCACTTGCTGGAAGGCCTGAACACCCATGAGGGCCAACTGACGAATTACCCCGTTGGCGTGGCTTTGGGACTTGATGTGTTGTCGCCGACGCGGGCAATCGAAGAATAG
- the mobA gene encoding molybdenum cofactor guanylyltransferase MobA — translation MQSGGANISAVVLAGGQGRRIGGDKAHVLLAQKPLWRHVADRISPQVKSLAVNAPEPFDGYRVVADSLPGLGPLSGILAAMHWAQSQGATRVLTVAVDTPFLPTDLGKRLSAAKAPIAMARTADGVHGTTALWDVPLAQGLEAFLQGGGRKVTAWAMGHQVAYVDFPDANPPPFFNVNTPEDLAQAEAWIAEAPAL, via the coding sequence ATGCAATCAGGTGGCGCAAATATCTCTGCGGTGGTTCTGGCCGGCGGTCAGGGGCGGCGGATTGGCGGCGACAAGGCCCATGTGCTTTTGGCGCAGAAGCCTTTGTGGCGGCACGTGGCAGATCGTATTTCACCGCAGGTCAAGTCTCTGGCCGTGAACGCGCCCGAGCCCTTTGATGGCTATCGTGTGGTGGCAGACAGTTTGCCCGGCCTCGGCCCGCTGAGCGGCATTCTGGCGGCAATGCATTGGGCGCAGAGCCAAGGGGCCACGCGGGTGTTGACCGTTGCCGTCGATACGCCCTTTTTGCCTACCGACCTTGGCAAGCGGTTGAGTGCAGCCAAGGCACCCATTGCGATGGCCCGCACAGCCGATGGTGTGCATGGCACAACGGCGTTGTGGGACGTGCCCCTGGCCCAAGGTCTGGAGGCGTTCTTGCAAGGAGGCGGTCGAAAGGTCACCGCTTGGGCCATGGGACACCAAGTGGCCTATGTCGATTTCCCCGACGCCAACCCGCCACCATTCTTCAACGTGAACACGCCCGAGGATTTGGCGCAGGCTGAGGCTTGGATCGCGGAGGCTCCGGCGCTCTGA
- the def gene encoding peptide deformylase: MPVRPFIPYPDKRLRTAAETVGTVTDAHRDIWQDMIETMDAMPGVGLAAPQIGVMLRLAVVDASDTRGQAIRMADPELVSASDDLNTYPEASPNLPGVSARITRPARVTVAFTDHMGMRVRQEFVGLWATSVQHQIDHLAGKMYVDHLSRVRREMLVKKSRKDA, translated from the coding sequence ATGCCGGTTAGGCCTTTTATCCCCTATCCAGACAAGCGCCTGCGCACCGCGGCGGAAACTGTCGGCACCGTCACCGATGCGCACCGCGATATCTGGCAAGACATGATCGAGACCATGGACGCCATGCCCGGCGTCGGCCTTGCGGCGCCGCAGATTGGTGTGATGTTAAGGCTCGCCGTGGTGGACGCCAGCGACACCCGTGGCCAGGCGATCCGCATGGCTGATCCAGAGCTTGTAAGCGCCTCAGACGATTTGAACACCTACCCAGAGGCTTCCCCCAACCTGCCCGGGGTCAGCGCTCGGATCACCCGCCCTGCGCGGGTCACGGTGGCTTTCACCGACCATATGGGGATGCGGGTGCGGCAGGAGTTCGTCGGCCTCTGGGCAACCTCGGTACAGCATCAGATCGACCATCTTGCGGGCAAAATGTACGTTGACCACCTAAGCCGTGTGAGGCGGGAAATGTTGGTCAAGAAATCTCGGAAGGACGCGTGA